A single window of Falco rusticolus isolate bFalRus1 chromosome 6, bFalRus1.pri, whole genome shotgun sequence DNA harbors:
- the ANKRD66 gene encoding ankyrin repeat domain-containing protein 66 — translation MTELHEAVALGDYDLVDEILRTGRCDPNHKDADWHDRTPLHWAAARGQSELVKLLVNHGARHCLRSDVGWTPAHFAAESGRLGVLRTLHSLHAAMDAADLFGDTPKRLAEIYGHQDCSRFLEKAEEESRNYRRTAAMKGISLDQRDEDWELKKDELLRNPPCSRERYTPSAQKKNRKKRGKQ, via the exons ATGACAGAGCTCCATGAAGCTGTGGCTTTGGGGGACTACGACCTGGTGGATGAGATTTTGAGGACAGGGCGCTGCGATCCAAATCACAAGGATGCTGACTGGCACGACAGGACCCCGCTGCActgggctgctgccagag GGCAATCGGAGCTGGTCAAGCTCCTCGTGAATCACGGTGCCCGGCATTGCCTGCGGAGTGACGTGGGCTGGACACCGGCTCACTTTGCTGCCGAGTCGGGGAGACTGGGAGTGCTTCGCACCCTTCATTCCCTGCATGCTGCCATGGATGCAGCTGACCTCTTTGGTGACACTCCCAAACGGCTTGCAGAAATCTACGGTCACCAAGACTGCTCCAGGTTCTTGGAAAA agcagaggaggagagcagaaaCTATCGCAGGACAGCTGCAATGAAAGGCATCTCCTTAGACCAGAGAGATGAAGACTGGGAACTCAAGAAAGACGAGCTTCTGAGAAACCCACCATGTTCTCGGGAACGCTACACACCCTctgctcaaaagaaaaatcgaaaaaaaagggggaagcaGTAG
- the IMP3 gene encoding U3 small nucleolar ribonucleoprotein protein IMP3, whose product MVRKLKYHEQKLLRRLELVSWEAAAGSLAEVKALRRYRLGRREDYVQYKALARSVRALARRLRDLGPASAAFRARCAAALLEKLYGLGLVGSRRSLAVCESLSAAAFCRRRLPCLLVKLRMAQSLRHAVTFVEQGHVRVGPEVVTDPALLVPRAVEDFITWVDASRLRQKVLDYNQERDDFDLAA is encoded by the coding sequence ATGGTGCGGAAGCTGAAGTACCACGAGCAGAAGCTGCTGCGGCGGCTGGAGCTGGTGAGctgggaggcggcggcggggagcctGGCCGAGGTGAAGGCGCTGCGGCGCTACCGGCTGGGCCGGCGGGAGGATTACGTGCAGTATAAAGCGCTGGCCCGCAGCGTGCGCGCCTTGGCCCGCCGCCTCCGCGACCTGGGCCCGGCCAGCGCCGCCTTCCGCGCCCGCTGCGCCGCCGCGCTGCTGGAGAAGCTCtacgggctggggctggtgggcagccgGCGGTCGCTGGCCGTCTGCGAGAGCCTCTCGGCCGCCGCCTtctgccgccgccgcctgccctgcctgctggtcAAGCTGCGGATGGCGCAGAGCCTGCGGCACGCCGTCACCTTCGTGGAGCAGGGCCACGTCCGCGTGGGGCCCGAGGTGGTGACCGACCCCGCGCTCCTCGTCCCCCGCGCCGTGGAGGACTTCATCACCTGGGTGGACGCCTCTCGCCTGCGCCAGAAGGTGCTCGACTACAACCAGGAGCGCGACGACTTCGACCTGGCCGCCTGA